The Streptomyces sp. NBC_01244 genome contains a region encoding:
- a CDS encoding oxygenase MpaB family protein, which translates to MDENAGPDPGLYGPGSVTWQCHGDPVMWIAGVRALYLQALHPRAVRGVMENSSAFSGEHGGGDAWGRLLRTADFVGTVTYGTTDAAERAGARVRKIHTMLSATDPATGARFRVDEPELLLWIHCAQIDSFLHVLRRSGVPLTPAQADRYVAENRVNARLVGLDPSGVPGDTAALSAYFERIRPELTAGPDARAVDAFLCAPPIHPLLVPGRNLVWRPLAALAYGSLPGWAHQLYGRPAPAPRSVTRRLRLTGSLLRSIPAGLRWQLPPGHILKAMRRMGPGSRPAPYTLRTSAAILDRPGRA; encoded by the coding sequence ATGGACGAGAACGCGGGCCCCGATCCGGGGCTCTACGGCCCCGGCTCCGTGACCTGGCAGTGCCACGGCGACCCGGTCATGTGGATCGCCGGGGTCCGCGCGCTCTACCTCCAGGCCCTGCACCCGCGCGCGGTCCGCGGGGTCATGGAGAACAGCTCGGCCTTCAGCGGGGAGCACGGCGGGGGCGACGCCTGGGGACGCCTGCTGCGCACCGCCGACTTCGTCGGCACCGTCACCTACGGCACCACCGACGCCGCGGAGCGGGCCGGCGCCCGCGTCCGCAAGATCCACACCATGCTGTCGGCCACGGATCCGGCCACCGGCGCACGGTTCCGCGTGGACGAGCCCGAGCTGCTGCTCTGGATCCACTGCGCCCAGATCGACAGTTTCCTGCACGTCCTGCGCCGCTCCGGGGTCCCGCTCACCCCCGCGCAGGCGGACCGTTACGTGGCCGAGAACCGCGTCAACGCCCGTCTTGTCGGCCTCGACCCGTCCGGGGTACCGGGGGACACCGCTGCCCTGTCCGCCTACTTCGAGCGGATCCGCCCCGAGCTCACCGCCGGACCCGACGCCCGCGCCGTCGACGCCTTCCTGTGCGCCCCGCCCATCCACCCTCTCCTCGTCCCTGGCCGAAACCTGGTGTGGCGCCCACTCGCGGCCCTCGCCTACGGATCCCTCCCCGGCTGGGCGCACCAGCTGTACGGCCGCCCCGCACCGGCCCCGCGCAGCGTCACGCGCCGCCTGCGTCTCACCGGTAGCCTGCTGCGCAGCATTCCCGCAGGTCTGCGCTGGCAGCTGCCTCCAGGTCACATCTTGAAAGCGATGCGCCGCATGGGCCCCGGGAGCCGCCCCGCGCCGTACACACTGCGTACATCAGCGGCCATACTGGACCGGCCGGGGAGGGCGTAG